Sequence from the Actinomycetota bacterium genome:
GTGACATCACATGAACATGGTGTCCACCGTCCATGAAACGAGCGATCATGTAGGCTTTGACGATATCTTCATCCTTTCGTTCGGCCTCGTAATGGGGGATATGTTTGAGCGTTTCTTCAAGGCCTTTGGTGTGTTCAAAGAAATCCTCTTTGTAAACTACATCAGCGCTCACGCTCCGCACGTCGCCGCTATTCCGGCAGAGATCAATCAGACCTAGATATCCAATAATGAACTGCGCTTGATTTCCGTAGGGGATAACGTAGGCCCTTCCAAGCACACCAGAGAAATCAAGGCCAAGTTGAGCCCCGGTCATCACTGCCTTTAAGAAGCTCTCCTGAGTGCATTGCAAGAGTTGGGGGTTTCTGTTCGTGGCAATCAACGCCATCTTGAGGAGTTTATCCGGTGTCAGGTGCTTGGCGATGACTGCGGCAAAACTGAGTCGTTGGGATTCGAGTAGTGCTTGGAGAGTGCCCCTTGTCGCTACGGCCTTATTTGGTTCATATCGAACCGGGACTTGTGCTTCTATCTCTGCCATTTCAACTCCTTACCTGTGACGGCATCCATTCTTGAAGAAGCCGCAATAAGCGCGGCTGCATTTATAGTTACTCGGGTTTGTGGGTGGGAAATTTCCCGCCAGGATCGTTTCGTAAATCGCGGCTACACGATTGAAAAAGGCTTCATAGTCTCGTGCTGTCTTGCTTCCCACGAAAGTTTTGACCTTCGGGGTTTTTAACTTTACGAGGTAATCCAATGCCAAAGGCGGTGAGTAACCATCGTATTGTTTTGACCACAGGGAATAAAGGGTCATCTGAATACTGCTATCTATGGGATCTCCGCTGGGGGTAGCACCCACGGTTTTCAGGTCGTGGAGAATGCCAGGTATTTCAGTCGGTTTCTCTTGCAAGTCGAGTTTCCCTGCGAAACTCACCGGGTAGTTACTAACTTCAAGGGACCATTCATGCTCGATGCGGTCTGGCACTAAAACAGGGGCCAACTTGTCGTGGTGCAGCGTTGCTAAGGCAACCCCCATGTCTATTGTTTCAGCCAGTATGGCCTTCTCGCCCTTCGCGTCCTGTTCGTCGTTTATCAGTCTAGGCCCGCCGACTTCATCAACCGACCGCTCGTAGGAGGCCATTATAGTGTCGCGCGCCGTGTCCTGAACTTCCTCAAGCGGTAGCAACTCACCAGCATCTCTCTTGTGGGTCAGATCCTTTGCAGAAGATCCGTGTGCCCCATCCCCGCAGAAAAGTGCGAATCCCGGCTTCGACCGTTTCCCCAAGATGTGCACAAGTTCAAACTGAGCCAAGCAATCACATGCCATGTTTAAGTGTGATGCGTGCATACGGTAGGTCACAGCAACCTCCTTGCTGTCTTTTGGCTGGCTCCTTCCACTTGGCTGCCGATGTAATTCCTCGTGACCCGATCTGCCGATGACATCCCGACTTCGGGTACCCTGGAAGGATCATAGACTCTGCGTTTGTTACCGGTCTTCGCCTTCCACTCCTTCTCCGGAATCCAGTGTGGACAGGTGAAGCAGGTCTGAAACATTGCCCGTGGCTTGCCGGTGGAGGGGAATAGTCTGACATTGCCGAGTTGCCGTTGTACGCAATGGCGTTCTTCCTGAATCTTGAGCGGGCATGGAGGGGTCATTGCGACTTCCCGTAACCTGATCGGTACGGTCTCTTCCCAACACATAGGCGCCTCTCCTCGTTTCGTGCCCCCGCATTTACCAAACCATACACGCGCATTTGCTTGAATAGGCAGATTATGGTTATGCCTCCAAGTTCGGACAAACATCGAGCTACATCCCGTTATCCGCTCTATGGCTCTGTCTGGTGCTCCTAACTTATAAAGGCATTCCATAAGTGGGACCATGCGTATTGCATGTTTAAGTGTGGTCATCTATTCCTCCGATTCGGTCATCGCTTGCCGAAACTTCTCAGCCATTGTCGGCGTCTGTTGGATCTCCAGGACTTTGATTGGCCAATTGTAGCCGTGGGCCTTCAACGCATTTTCCAGGCAGAGCTTTATCCCGTTCCGCGAGTACCCGACAGCATCATTGAGGAACGCGTCGATGATTACTGTGGCTTTGCCTGCCTGAAGCCGCTTTGTGTTTGAACCATCGCGTGATTTAAGCGGGGCATCCGGGTCTAACGGGGATTTGCTCATTTTTTCGGTTCCTCCTCTATCCCGCCATCGTTCCAGCGGTATTCAATAGTCTCCTCCGGGAACGCATTCCCCTTTCCCCACCAAAAACCCTCACCACACCATGAGTCCGCGGCTTTGCTCCTGAATGTTGGTATCCTGCGGCATTGAACCATCTTTTTGCTGCTGGCCGTGGCTGCCGAATAATGGCACTTCGCGCATGTCATCTCAGAACGTTTCATGGCGCTGTCTCCAGTGGGAGTTTTTCCTGCAATTCGGCGGCAGTCATGGGCGTTCTTTCCACTTCGGTTTGTTCATCCAGACGTGTAACGATTTTCATCCTAGATCCGTAATCAAAGACCATTTCGCACTCTATGTCTCGAAATTCGTATCCATCCTTGACATGAGTAGCCAGGCGGCTAATTTCAGTCTCTAGAGATGCAATGCCCGAATCGAGACTCTTGACCGTTTCCTTCTTTTGGAGTTGCTTTTGTTTCAGGTCATTGACATCGTGGGCCAGTTCGTCGGAGAGTTTCTCTTTTTCTTCTCTCGTGAATGTGTACTTAAGATAACGCTTGCACGGTCTCTTTTCTGATTTGCTCATTTCTCCCCTCCCGTCTCATCGCCTGCCCGTGCCTGCCGCAGGGCCTCAGATTTCCCGATTGCCGCCGCCGCGAGCAGTTCAAATTGTAGGAGCCAGTAATCGAGAGAGGGGGGCTGGTCCCACACCGGCAAAACTGCACGTGGAGCGCATCCCTGCATGGCAAGGTGAAGCCCCCCGAGCGCATCGTTGAATTCGCGGGTGAATTGAACCGCGGGATCTGGTATGGCTTGTCTTTCGCCGCCAGCGATCGGTTCAGCCGATGCTCCTTCTGCTTCCTTGTTTCTCCAGTATGGGAATGCCATCTGATTTTCCTCCTTTTGGTTTGAGCCCGGGACCCGCGAGCGAGGCGCTTTTCCGTCGCCTAAAATGAGGCCGGATCAACTATTAGGTACGCCTCTCGGTTGCGCCCGCAGTATCCCAGGTTTAGGGCAACCTGCATCGCCCTTTCGTTAAGGTAATTCCTTGCCGATGAACTTCTCCACGCTCTCCCGGCTGATTGCCCATCTCGGGGCATACGGCGAACCGTCCTCCTTGCGCCGGCCTTCGTTCTGATCTTTGGCCTTGAGGACTCCCTGATCCATCAGCTCACGGATGCTTGTCCGCTCCCGGCCGGTGAGGTGCGCCACTTCCGAAATCTTGAAGACCTCGCGCTTGAGTGGGGTCATGGGCGAGCCCCTTCCGGTGGATTCTTCACGATGCGGTAGGTCTTTTGACTTTCTATGTGATAGCCTGCACGCGTCAAGACTCCGTACAAGGATTCGCTAGAGGCGTATCCCAACGCGAGCGAGATGCTGGCGATTGATGGGAAGTTTACTCCATTGACCAAGGTCTCTATTCGGGCACGCCGGTTACGACCCTGTGAACGCACCACCTGCCATATGGCCTGTTTTGAAACGCCGAATATCTGCGCTATGGAAACCAGGGTTGCCCCACAATTCCAAAGGCACTTGGCCTCATCGATGTCGATCATGGGCGGGCCTCCCCCTCCACATACCGCTTGAGCCGCTTATTGAATTTCACCAACTCTTCCGGCCCAGTGCCGTCATAGAGCCACATCGGGCTTCTGCCAGTGCATTTCGCTAGTTCGTGGAACGCGTCCAGCTGAGGTTTGTAGAAGCCGTTAAGCCACATCCGGACGGTCTCCAGGGGGAAACGTGTAGAAATTGCTTTCTCTTCAGCCAGTTTATTGAGCCGCCTGACAAAATCGGGGACGCTTTCATTCGGCTGTATAAGTGATTTCAAACGATCTGCAAACGTGGAGGGCATGCCTGACCCCTTTTCTCTTGACACCACACAAGAAGTTGTGTATGCCGAGAAGAATGATATGTGAGTGGTAAGTCGTCGTGTAATGTCGAGTGTAGCGACAGCCGACACCCCTTGTCAAGACAATTTTGCAAAGTGGCTGCAAAAAATGGGAAAGAAGTTTGAAGTTGAGAAGAAGCTTGAATGGTCTCATCCTATGCGTAGGATATGGGTTTTTATCAAGCCAGAAGAAAGGGAAAAAGAGGGACCGTTTCTGACACGACTAGGATGGTCGCGGGATTTTAAGAGTAATGCTAAAGATAATCCTGATCTTATTTCAGTAGGTATGATGAAAAGATTGGCAATAACCCTCGGGGTTCCCAAGAATCAACGTTTGTGGTTTTACGAGGGCGATGGTCCGCCCCCGGCAATAACCCTTCTTGAACCGCCCGGTGGGAGGGCAAAACGAGAGGTGGCCCACGGGGCCACCGGTAGTACTAAAAGGAGGATTTCAAAATGAAGGCCATTCTTGTCGCGATTGGTTTTTTGCTTGCACTTGCAACCGCCGCGAGTGCCCAAGGCTACGGCTATGGATCAAATCCGAGAAGCGGAAACGTCGGGGGGTACTACCGCTCTGACGGCGGATATGTGGACAGTTATCAACGCACCATGCCAAACCGCACGGATTACGATAATTACAGTACTCGGGGAAATTACAACCCCAACACTGGGCAGACAGGGAACCGGATACCGCGGCGTTACTAATGCCTGTTTACGTCCGTTGTCCATATAAAGATTGCAAACGGCTTGTCCCTTATGAGCGGGACACCTGTAAATGCGGTCGAAAGCTGCCCATAACCGGGCGATATTATTACCTCTGGTTCAGGCGGGGGGGCTGTAGAGTAAAGTTATCATTAGGGAAATGCACTCTCGAATATGCGAGGCAAAAAGAGGCGAAACTCTCGACAGCCGCACCTTCTCAAAAGCCGTTGACATGGCGAGAAATTAGGTACGCGTACCTTCGCAAGCTTGAAGCAGAGGGATTATCCGCAAAGTATCAGAGCAATACTCGGCTTTACTTGCAGCGTTTCGGTGAATTTTGGGGGGATGATACTACTGCGGATCAAATTACTCCCGCATTGATCAAGGAATTTCAATTGACCGTCCTTGAGACTCCCATCAATCCCAAGCACAACAGGCTCAAATCCAAGTATTCCGCGGACCGGCAGCTTGCCGCGGGTAGGGCTGCATTCGAATACTGCGTTGACGATCTGCCGAATCCATTCCATAGGGTCCCCCAATACAACCCAGACAGGACCGTGAAGCGAATCCTCACCATTGGCGAGCAAACGAGGATGCTCGCCAAGGCACAAGAGATTTTTCCGCCTCTATTCGAAATGCTCGTTGTGGCCCTGAGTACGGGGTTGAGAAAAGGCAATGTGCTACACCTGAAACGCTCTGAGGTTGATCTCAAGAGAAATGCTTACACCGTGGTAGCCAAGAGAGGAAAGGAACATTCTGGTTTTTTCAACTCAGTCGCGAATGATATTCTCGCTGCGATCCCGGACAACGGCACAGATTATTTTTGGGTGAATGCCAGAACCGGCCGGCCTTATCATGTGGACTGGCGGAAGACCTGGGAGCGGGTGAAAAGGACTGCGGAGATCGACCCCAAGTTTCGGTTCCATGACTTACGGCACACCGTGGGGACCATGGCTTATTTAGTCACCCGCGACCTACAGGCCGTACAGCACCTGCTTGGGCATAGTGACCTACGCACCACGCAGATATATGCCGACGTGCCTGAGCAGGTGATGCGAGAACTGGCAGAGAAACTTGTCCCCCCTTTGTCCCCACCCCCCCAACAAAAGTAATAAATTCAACCCCTGCGTCTGACTACGGATCAGAAGGTCGGGAGTTCGAATCTCTTCGGGCGCACCAGAGATATCAAGAGGTTGTGATGAAAATCACAGCCTTTTTTGATGGTCAAGGGTATCAGGGCGACTGCAACATTCCAGTAACTTACAGAAGTCTGCAACCTGGGTTGTCCCCACCTGTCCCCACCTTTTTTTGTTGACACGACCCCACCTCTGAGATAGCCTTCCCTCAGCGACAAACCAAAGACCTACCTCTACATCAGAGAACCCGGTAGAGCCCTGCCGGGTATTTTTTTGTCGTTTTCCCTTGACATAAGATTTCCTTATATATAGATTCCCCCATAAGGTAAGTGACACTCACTTACCGCTAGATGTTGTATCGACTCGGGGGAGTCATGACACAAATGGACCCGTCCATGATGGCGGGCTCCAATAGTCCCGCGATTGATCCATACGCTTCTGCTTACGGGATGTCTCCGGACATGCCGCCGCCCGAACCTCCCCCGTTACCCCCTCCGTACAAAAAAAG
This genomic interval carries:
- a CDS encoding PD-(D/E)XK nuclease family protein, which encodes MTYRMHASHLNMACDCLAQFELVHILGKRSKPGFALFCGDGAHGSSAKDLTHKRDAGELLPLEEVQDTARDTIMASYERSVDEVGGPRLINDEQDAKGEKAILAETIDMGVALATLHHDKLAPVLVPDRIEHEWSLEVSNYPVSFAGKLDLQEKPTEIPGILHDLKTVGATPSGDPIDSSIQMTLYSLWSKQYDGYSPPLALDYLVKLKTPKVKTFVGSKTARDYEAFFNRVAAIYETILAGNFPPTNPSNYKCSRAYCGFFKNGCRHR